CTCGACGATGCCGGTCTTCGGGTTGGCCCGCAGCGCGTCGCCGCCGACCTCGACGGCGAGCCCGGCGTCACGCGCGGTGGCGGCCGCGTCGAGCAGCGCGTCGCGGTCGGCGTCGGTCAGCTCCATGCCCTGCACGCGGTAGCTGACCTGCGCGAAGGCGTAGCGCCCGTCGGGGGAGATGGACTTCGCGGTGTACGGGTCGAGGACCCGGGCGACCTGCGGCTCGTCGCTCAGCTCGGACACCACGCGGCCGATGGCGGCCTGCACGTCCGGGTCGGCGACGGTCTTGCCCTCGGGCGTCTGGAAGACCACGCGCGCGCTCGCGCCGCCGACGTGCGCCTCGGGGAAGCGCTCGGCGAGGCGGTCGATCGCCTGCTGCGCCTCGGTGCCGGGGATGCTGAAATCGTTGCTCATCTTGCCGGAGAGCGTCGCCGCGCCGGCGCCGGCGAGGGCGAGCAGCAGCACCCAGACACCTAGCACCAGCCAGCGCCGGCGGTATGAGAACCGGCCGATCCGGTAGAGGAAGGTCGCCACGTCGAGGACTCCAAACGGGGAAAGGGTGACTGTCATCACGGCGAAACGCGCTGTTCACACGCGCGGGGGAGTCGCCGTATCCGGCTCGGACACTAGCCGTTCGTCAAGGAGTGAGCAAGCCGATCGGCAAGGAGTGAGCAAGACGATCGGCAAGTTTTCAGCTTGACGTTCGGCTAGTCTTCAGCTTGACGTGCGGCTGGGCGGCGGCTTGCCGATCGGCTAGCTTTGACGCGGACGAGGGACTGGCCTTACAGTCTTTGATCTGGTAAGGAGTACGCCGTGACCGCTGTGGCACAGGAGCGCACGCGGCAGCGCCTGCTCGACGAGGCCTGCCGGCTGTTCGCCATGCACAGCTTCGCGGGCACCTCGCTGCAGATGATCGCGGACACCCTCGGTGTGACGAAGGCCGCCATCTATCACCACTTCAAGACCCGCGACGAGATCCTCACCGCGGTGATCCAGCCCGCCATCGAGGAGCTGCGCACCGCGATCGCCGTCGCCGAGGTGCAGCGCACCCCCGCCGCCCGGGCCGACGCCATGCTGAGCGGCATGGTCGACCTGACCGTCAAGCACCGGGCCCTGATCGGCATGATCGGCATGGACGCCGGGGTGACCAGCGCCCTGCAGAGCCATCCCGACATCGTCGAGCTGATTCAGCGTCCCGCCGAGCTGATGCGCCTCGACGGCAGCCCCGGCGCGGAGATCAACGCCACCATCGCGCTGGCCGGCATCGCCACCGCCGCCTCGTCGCCCGTGCTGCAGCACCACGACCAGGCCGAACTCCGCGAGCACATGCTCGCCGCCGGCCGCCGCGTCCTCGGCCTGCGCACCCGCCGCTCCTGACCCGCCCTCGCCCCGCCGGCCGGGCCACGGCGCGGCAAATGCAGTTTCGGGGAAACTGCACGCACTCGCGGGCGGGAAGCTGCAGTTTCCCCGAAACTGCGCAGCCCGGAGGTCCGCTCGAACGCGGGCTGGGCGAATGCTGTGCGGGAAGCAGGCAGATGGCGCCAGGGTGGGCGGGATCGCCACGTCATTGCCAGGCAGGGTGCAGGTTGTCCGGGCGCGGCTTCGAGGTTCGCCGGTCAGCGTGGAGGCACACCGATCGCAAGGAGGCGAAACGAACATGGTGAAGCTCTCGAAGAAGACGCTGGTCACGGTGGGCGCGGCCGGGGTGCTGGCGCTCGGGATCGCCGTACCCACCGCGGCCATGGCGGCCGACAAGGACACCGGCACCAGCAGTTCGGCCCAGCAGGGCAGGCAGGAACATCAGCAGCAGCTCGCGGCGGCGCTGGCCAAGGAGCTCGGCGTCGACGAGGCCAAGGTCACCGCAGCCCTGGAGAAGGTGCGCAGCCAGCTGCACCCCGACGGGAAGAGCGGTGAGAAGAAGGACGACCGCACCGCCGACCGCGCGGCGCAGCTCAAGGAGCGGCTGGCGGCGGCGGTCAAGGAGGGCAAGCTGACCCAGGCCGAGGCCGACGCGATCACCAAGGCCGCCGAGGCGGGCGTGCTCGGCGGCCACGCCAGGGGGTCGGACCGGAACTCCTCCAACCGGTCCGGCGAGTGAGCGTGCGGCGGCGCCGGAAGAGGTGCCGGCGCCGCCGCACCCTCACGGGGGTCTGAGGTAGCGCGCGTAGACATGTGCCGTTCGCCGCCGCGCAGGCGCCGTTGGGCGCAAAGTCCGCCCGAACGCATCGATAGCCGCCGGTACGCCGAGGCGATGGCCCTAGGCTGCCGCGCGGGAGCCGTACGGACCGCACCGGGATCGCGGCCCGTCTGTCAGCTGCCGAGGGCGCCCCGCCGTGTGACGCGGGGACGGCAGGGCTCGTCCGCGCAGGCGCGGCAGATCCGCCCTGCCTGCGCACCCGTTTCGAGGAGCGCAAGCTCATGAAGCTACGCAAGGCTCTCTACGCCGTGTGGGCGGCGCTGGCCGCCGTCATCGCGGCCACGGTGGTGATGGTGGCGTCGCCGGCCGCGCAGGCCGCCACGCTCACCGAGGTCACCAACTTCGGCGCCAACCCCGGCAACCTGCGCATGTACCTCTACGTGCCGAACAACGTGGCGCCCCGGCCGGGCCTGCTGGTGGCGGTGCACTACTGCACCGGCAGCGGCCCCGCGTTCTACAGCGGCTCGGACTTCGCGCGCCTGGCCGACCAGTACGGCTTCATCGTCGTCTACCCGTCGGTGACCGCCAGCGACGGCTGCTTCGACGTGGCGTCCAGCGCGACGCTCACGCACAACGGCGGCGGCGACTCGCTGAGCATCGTGTCGATGACGAAGTACGTGCAGCAGAACTACAACGCCGACCCGAACCGCACCTACGCCACCGGTGTCTCGTCCGGCGCGATGATGACCAACGTGCTGCTCGGCGCGTACCCGGACGTCTTCAAGGCCGGCTCGGCGTTCGCGGGCGTGCCGTTCGCCTGCTTCGCCGGGTCGAGCAAGTGGAACAGCCAGTGCGCGCAGGGGCAGCTCATCCGCACCCCGCAGGCCTGGGGTGACCTGGTGCGCAACGCCTACCCCGGATACACCGGGGCGCGGCCGCGGATGCAGCTGTGGCACGGCACCAACGACGAGATCCTGCACTACAACAACTTCGGCGAGGAGATCAAGCAGTGGACCAACGTCCACGGCCTGAGCCAGACGCCGACCACGACCGACACCCCGCAGTCGGGCTGGACCCGCACCCGCTACGCCAACGGCTCCGGCCAGGTGCAGGTGGAGGCGATCAGCATGGCGAACACCTCGCACAACCTGCCGGTGCAGTACGCCGCGGCGGTCGCGTTCTTCGGCCTGAACACGACCAGCCCGTCGCCGTCGGTGTCGGCGTCCCCGTCGCGCCCGCCGTCGCCGAGCCCCTCGGTGTCGCCGTCCACGCCGCCCTCGCCGAGCCCGTCCAGCCCGCCGCCGCCCGGCGGCTGCACCGCCACCTTCACCGTGGCCAGCCAGTGGGGCGCGGGGTATGTGGCGGCGGTGCGGGTGACCGCGGGTTCGTCGGGGACCAACGGCTGGCGGGTCACCCTGCCGCTGCCGTCCGGCAACACCGTCGTGAACTCCTGGAACGGCCAGTTCAGCGGCACCACCGGCACGATCCAGGTGACGAACGTCAGCTACAACGGCCGCCTGAACGCGGGCGGCTACACCGAGTTCGGCTACCAGGCCAACGGCGCGGTCCCCAGCCCTGCCTTGACCTGC
The Catellatospora sp. IY07-71 DNA segment above includes these coding regions:
- a CDS encoding TetR/AcrR family transcriptional regulator, with product MTAVAQERTRQRLLDEACRLFAMHSFAGTSLQMIADTLGVTKAAIYHHFKTRDEILTAVIQPAIEELRTAIAVAEVQRTPAARADAMLSGMVDLTVKHRALIGMIGMDAGVTSALQSHPDIVELIQRPAELMRLDGSPGAEINATIALAGIATAASSPVLQHHDQAELREHMLAAGRRVLGLRTRRS
- a CDS encoding PHB depolymerase family esterase is translated as MKLRKALYAVWAALAAVIAATVVMVASPAAQAATLTEVTNFGANPGNLRMYLYVPNNVAPRPGLLVAVHYCTGSGPAFYSGSDFARLADQYGFIVVYPSVTASDGCFDVASSATLTHNGGGDSLSIVSMTKYVQQNYNADPNRTYATGVSSGAMMTNVLLGAYPDVFKAGSAFAGVPFACFAGSSKWNSQCAQGQLIRTPQAWGDLVRNAYPGYTGARPRMQLWHGTNDEILHYNNFGEEIKQWTNVHGLSQTPTTTDTPQSGWTRTRYANGSGQVQVEAISMANTSHNLPVQYAAAVAFFGLNTTSPSPSVSASPSRPPSPSPSVSPSTPPSPSPSSPPPPGGCTATFTVASQWGAGYVAAVRVTAGSSGTNGWRVTLPLPSGNTVVNSWNGQFSGTTGTIQVTNVSYNGRLNAGGYTEFGYQANGAVPSPALTCTAL